From the genome of Chanos chanos chromosome 5, fChaCha1.1, whole genome shotgun sequence, one region includes:
- the LOC115811128 gene encoding uncharacterized protein DDB_G0286299-like gives MIGVVFENGCEPLQWLTQSNLNCIVASVLVACCLVVGELAVFCHRDGSVKRNSCSLEQPFSKDVGLKLREALKQQLAIIHERVEARKIAKMALMEVRNLIAKEDQEKALDKKREEAEFRAREKADAWFKKEGERIEKEEMEKAMERVKREKEEAEKLAAKDEAKKAKKIEGDEGKKPERDKKSPSKTSDSEGKKVEKDGKGPKDGKSKTSTKKASKTS, from the coding sequence ATGATAGGCGTAGTGTTTGAGAATGGTTGTGAACCTCTGCAGTGGCTAACCCAGTCGAACCTAAACTGCATCGTGGCTTCAGTGCTTGTAGCCTGTTGCCTTGTGGTTGGAGAGCTTGCAGTTTTTTGCCATAGGGATGGCTCGGTTAAACGAAACTCTTGCTCTCTAGAGCAACCCTTCTCCAAAGATGTGGGGCTGAAGCTGAGGGAGGCGTTGAAACAGCAGCTCGCCATCATCCATGAGAGAGTGGAAGCCAGAAAGATCGCCAAAATGGCGCTGATGGAGGTGAGGAACCTCATAGCCAAGGAGGACCAAGAGAAGGCACTGGACAAGAAGAGGGAAGAGGCTGAGTTCAGGGCCAGAGAAAAAGCTGATGCCTGGTttaaaaaggagggagaaaggatagagaaggaagagatggagaaagctATGGAGAGggtcaagagagagaaagaggaggcagagaaactGGCAGCAAAGGATGAGGCTAAGAAAGCAAAGAAGATAGAGGGAGATGAAGGAAAGAAGCCAGAGAGGGATAAGAAATCTCCGAGTAAGACTTCTGatagtgaggggaaaaaagtagaGAAGGACGGCAAAGGACCCAAAGATGGCAAAAGTAAGACCTCAACTAAAAAGGCCAGCAAGACATCTTAA